Proteins co-encoded in one Arachis hypogaea cultivar Tifrunner chromosome 11, arahy.Tifrunner.gnm2.J5K5, whole genome shotgun sequence genomic window:
- the LOC112722286 gene encoding histone deacetylase 6 isoform X2, whose amino-acid sequence MGIEEESGASLPGGQDGKKRRVTYFYEPSIGDYYYGQGHPMKPHRIRMAHNLIVHYSLHRRMEINRPFPAAPDDIRRFHSDDYVDFLASVSPDTLADPAFSRHLKRFNVGEDCPVFDGLFPFCQASAGGSIGAAVKLNRQDADIAVNWAGGLHHAKKSEASGFCYVNDIVLGILELLKYHRRVLYVDIDVHHGDGVEEAFYTTDRVMTVSFHKFGDFFPGTGHIKDVGVGSGKNYAINVPLNDGMDDESFRALFRPIIQKVMEVYQPDAVVLQCGADSLSGDRLGCFNLSVKGHADCLRFLRSFNVPLMVLGGGGYTIRNVARCWCYETAVAVGVEPDNKLPYNEYYEYFGPDYTLHVDPSNMENLNTAKDMEKIRNTLLEQISRLPHAPSVPFQTTPSTIPVPEVAEEDMERRPKPRIWSGDDYDSDHDEDEKANIKSSNLNDYMRDVTDDMEEEKPVPPPHGCC is encoded by the exons AATGAAGCCACACCGAATCCGGATGGCTCACAACCTCATCGTTCACTACTCCCTCCACCGCCGCATGGAGATCAACCGCCCTTTCCCCGCCGCCCCCGACGATATCAGGCGTTTTCACTCCGATGACTACGTCGACTTCCTCGCCTCCGTCTCCCCCGACACCCTCGCTGACCCCGCCTTCTCCCGCCACCTCAAGCGCTTCAACGTCGGGGAGGACTGTCCTGTTTTCGATGGATTGTTCCCCTTCTGCCAGGCCTCCGCCGGCGGCTCTATCGGCGCCGCCGTCAAGCTCAACCGCCAGGACGCTGATATCGCTGTCAATTGGGCTGGTGGCCTCCACCATGCTAAGAAGTCCGAAGCCTCTGGATTCTGTTACGTCAACGACATTGTCCTCGGTATTCTCGAGCTTCTCAAATATCACAGG CGTGTATTGTATGTTGATATTGATGTTCACCATGGTGATGGTGTTGAGGAGGCCTTTTATACAACTGATAGGGTAATGACGGTGTCTTTTCACAAGTTTGGGGACTTTTTCCCTGGGACTGGACACATTAAAGACGTTGGTGTTGGCTCAGGAAAGAATTATGCTATCAATGTCCCGTTAAATGATGGAATGGATGATGAGAGTTTCCGGGCTCTGTTTCGACCTATCATTCAAAAAGTCATGGAAGTTTATCAACCTGATGCCGTCGTTCTTCAATGTGGAGCTGATTCTTTGTCTGGCGACAGGTTGGGTTGCTTCAATTTGTCTGTGAAAGGTCATGCAGATTGCCTTCGCTTCCTTAGATCTTTCAATGTTCCTCTAATGGTGTTGGGTGGGGGAGGATATACAATTCGGAACGTTGCTCGTTGTTGGTGTTATGag ACAGCAGTCGCAGTAGGAGTGGAGCCTGATAATAAGTTACCTTATAATGAATATTATGAGTATTTTGGCCCAGATTATACTCTTCATGTGGATCCAAGCAACATGGAGAATCTAAACACTGCCAAGGATATGGAAAAAATAAG GAACACACTACTAGAACAGATTTCCAGGCTTCCACATGCTCCCAGTGTTCCTTTTCAGACAACACCATCAACCATACCAGTTCCAGAAGTG GCAGAAGAGGACATGGAGAGAAGACCAAAACCTCGCATATGGAGTGGTGATGATTATGATTCTGATCATGATGAAGACGAAAAGGCTAATATAAAGTCCTCAAACTTAAATGACTATATGAG GGATGTTACAGATGATATGGAAGAGGAGAAACCGGTGCCTCCACCACATGGATGCTGCTGA
- the LOC112722286 gene encoding histone deacetylase 6 isoform X1, which yields MGIEEESGASLPGGQDGKKRRVTYFYEPSIGDYYYGQGHPMKPHRIRMAHNLIVHYSLHRRMEINRPFPAAPDDIRRFHSDDYVDFLASVSPDTLADPAFSRHLKRFNVGEDCPVFDGLFPFCQASAGGSIGAAVKLNRQDADIAVNWAGGLHHAKKSEASGFCYVNDIVLGILELLKYHRRVLYVDIDVHHGDGVEEAFYTTDRVMTVSFHKFGDFFPGTGHIKDVGVGSGKNYAINVPLNDGMDDESFRALFRPIIQKVMEVYQPDAVVLQCGADSLSGDRLGCFNLSVKGHADCLRFLRSFNVPLMVLGGGGYTIRNVARCWCYETAVAVGVEPDNKLPYNEYYEYFGPDYTLHVDPSNMENLNTAKDMEKIRNTLLEQISRLPHAPSVPFQTTPSTIPVPEVAEEDMERRPKPRIWSGDDYDSDHDEDEKANIKSSNLNDYMSRDVTDDMEEEKPVPPPHGCC from the exons AATGAAGCCACACCGAATCCGGATGGCTCACAACCTCATCGTTCACTACTCCCTCCACCGCCGCATGGAGATCAACCGCCCTTTCCCCGCCGCCCCCGACGATATCAGGCGTTTTCACTCCGATGACTACGTCGACTTCCTCGCCTCCGTCTCCCCCGACACCCTCGCTGACCCCGCCTTCTCCCGCCACCTCAAGCGCTTCAACGTCGGGGAGGACTGTCCTGTTTTCGATGGATTGTTCCCCTTCTGCCAGGCCTCCGCCGGCGGCTCTATCGGCGCCGCCGTCAAGCTCAACCGCCAGGACGCTGATATCGCTGTCAATTGGGCTGGTGGCCTCCACCATGCTAAGAAGTCCGAAGCCTCTGGATTCTGTTACGTCAACGACATTGTCCTCGGTATTCTCGAGCTTCTCAAATATCACAGG CGTGTATTGTATGTTGATATTGATGTTCACCATGGTGATGGTGTTGAGGAGGCCTTTTATACAACTGATAGGGTAATGACGGTGTCTTTTCACAAGTTTGGGGACTTTTTCCCTGGGACTGGACACATTAAAGACGTTGGTGTTGGCTCAGGAAAGAATTATGCTATCAATGTCCCGTTAAATGATGGAATGGATGATGAGAGTTTCCGGGCTCTGTTTCGACCTATCATTCAAAAAGTCATGGAAGTTTATCAACCTGATGCCGTCGTTCTTCAATGTGGAGCTGATTCTTTGTCTGGCGACAGGTTGGGTTGCTTCAATTTGTCTGTGAAAGGTCATGCAGATTGCCTTCGCTTCCTTAGATCTTTCAATGTTCCTCTAATGGTGTTGGGTGGGGGAGGATATACAATTCGGAACGTTGCTCGTTGTTGGTGTTATGag ACAGCAGTCGCAGTAGGAGTGGAGCCTGATAATAAGTTACCTTATAATGAATATTATGAGTATTTTGGCCCAGATTATACTCTTCATGTGGATCCAAGCAACATGGAGAATCTAAACACTGCCAAGGATATGGAAAAAATAAG GAACACACTACTAGAACAGATTTCCAGGCTTCCACATGCTCCCAGTGTTCCTTTTCAGACAACACCATCAACCATACCAGTTCCAGAAGTG GCAGAAGAGGACATGGAGAGAAGACCAAAACCTCGCATATGGAGTGGTGATGATTATGATTCTGATCATGATGAAGACGAAAAGGCTAATATAAAGTCCTCAAACTTAAATGACTATATGAG CAGGGATGTTACAGATGATATGGAAGAGGAGAAACCGGTGCCTCCACCACATGGATGCTGCTGA